The following is a genomic window from Leptospira bouyouniensis.
GTTCTTTTTCTGTTTCTGCCATCGATTTCCCTGATTGAGAAGGATCGATTCCTGCAGAAGTAGAGCCTGTTTCCGAGCTACCAGTTTGAGCGAAAACCCCAATGCTAAGTAGTAAAATGGGGAGAATTAGTTTTATTTTCATGTCCGAATCTTCCTAAAAGGTTAATTTGAGGATACCAAAGTACGACCCATGGACGTAAACAAATATCCTGTAAAAAGTATCGGTAAAATACTGGGGAAGATTGAAGCCGAATCTCACTCTTTTTAGTGTTTCCATCCAAAATCTGGAAAGGATTCTAAATAAAATGAAAGGTTAGGGGCGCTCAATTCTTCCAATTTTGCCCAATTTTTGGTTATCCAGCGCCTTTCCACATAGTCACAATAGTCTTTTAAATTCCTTCCAGATGCCCCAACGAGTAAGTCAGAGATTTGTTCTCGTTCGTTTTTGTTCAGTTGTTTGGCATATCCCTCGAGAATTTTAGTGCGTTCCTCTCGGTTGGGCAAAGGGAAAAGGATTTTTCGATCAAATCGAGATAGTAAGGCTGAATCTAAGTCTTCTTTTCGGTTGGTCGCTCCAATCGTGATGGTACCTGTTTTTTCAGCAAACCCATCTAATTTCCGCAATAGGACGCTTAATAAGTTCCGAGTGGCTTCAAATAATCCATCTTCTCTGGATGTGGCTAATGAATCGATTTCATCCAAAAACAGCATACATTTGGGAAAGAGGGCGGCGGCGTCAAACACCATGGCAAGGTTTTGGGATGATTCCCCGTAATACTTACTCAAAATGGATTCGATCGGAACATAAACCATTGGAACACCACATAGGTGGGAGACAATTTTTGCCATACTCGTTTTACCCACGCCTGGTTCTCCTTCAAAAAGAACTGCGCGAGGGAGATTACCGGTTGGTTTTTGCCTTGTGAGTTTTGTGATCTCAAGGAATGGTTCTGGTCTTTGTAATGGAAATACTAAACTTTCAAGGATTTGTTCTTTTACCCCATCATAACCAAAAACAGAATCAAATCCGAGTTCAAAACCTTTCGCTTTTTCTAAGATTGGATCGTATACCTCGACACCTAGCGGTTCCAAAAGAGACCTTGGGTCTTTTGTGGTTCCACCTTCTAAGTTTAAGTATTGGAAGAGGTGGATTACAGTTTGGATTTCTTTTGTGGAAAAATCGCCAAGTTTAGAACATTCAACTTTTAGGTCTGACTTAAAAGAAAAACGAATCCGAAACCGATTGGATAAATTCTTTTGGGGTTCAAATAAATTTTCACCTAAAGATTGTAAGCTTAAGTAACCTTCTTCAAAATTATAAATGCGAAAATTTTCGATGTAATTTCTGACAATTCCCAAACAATCGAGTATTTTCTCCTTCCCAACCGCATTCTGGCGGAAACGAAAGACAGTTTCTTCTTTTTCTTGGATGAACTGGTAATTTGCCTGTTTGAGTTCCGTCGCAAACAAGTCTTTGGCCTTAAAAAAATCCAGTTGGTTTGTGGAAGTAGACATAAAGAACAAAATAGGGAAGATTGTCTTTTTTTTCAAGGAAGGATTTTGATTTCCTCCGACGAGTAACCTGTAGAGGTTGTAGGATTATGGGTGAAGGTTCACTATCACAAGAAGACATAGACGCACTACTCGGCGGATTTAGCGGTGGAGGAACACCTGCGGGTGGTGGCTCTGGAGGCGGTGGCGGAGGTATGGATGACCTTGATGCTTTAGTTGGCGGCGGAGGTGGAGATGATAATGGTCCTTCGTTTGCAGATATTGCAGCAGCTCTAGGTCCGAGTGCAACCCCAGCTCCCACTAGGTCCCAATCCAAATCACAATCGAGTTCCGGAAATAATACTGCCAACCTCAATCTCTTACTTGATGTTACCTTACAACTCACGATCGAACTCGGAAGAACCACGATGTTCATCAAGGATGTTTTACAACTCTCAGAAGGAACTGTTGTCGAACTAGACAAAAACATTGGGGAGGAACTCGACATCTTAGCCAACGGCAAACTGGTTGGTCGTGGTAAACTCATTGTCCTAGATGATTATTATGGTGTCCAAATCACTCAAATAGTGGATCCCATGGAGCGATTGGGTGGACCTGCATTTTTGTAACATGATGACATTTGATTTTGAAGTTAGGATATTTTAACATTGGAATCAATTGGTCATGGTTTTACAATCGAACGAATCACGAATCCGCAAGAATCGTTACAAGAAGACCTATGGAATCGGTTACATGATTTTAGCGTATCTAAGTTAGGTGATAAGAATTTAGAATCAAAAGAATTTTTTGCCATCCTCGTGAAAGAAGGGGAGACTCTAATCGCAGCATCCCTTTGTTATTTATTCTTTAAGGGATTGAACTTGCAACTATTGTGGGTAGCCGAAGAAAAACGAGGACAAGATTTGGGAACCAAACTTCTCAAACAAATTGAATTGGAAGCGATAAAATTAGGAGCCACTCTTGTGTTTGGGTATTCTTTTGGATTCCAAGCTCCCAAGTTTTATACAAAACTTGGGTATGAGGAAGTAGGAAAAATTCCAGATTACCCAAAAGGCCAAAATTGTTATTTCCTCTGCAAAAAATTGACAAACAATTCTCCTTGACGGAGTTTTCCCTAGAATTCAGATTGTCAATATGTTAACTCTAGCCATTGTGTAGACCGCCAAAACGGTGAACTTGTTTTGGATACCCCGCCTAAATTCAATTAGGAGGCGGCTATCTTCGCACAGGCGGTCTATTTCCCAATCATCCACTGTTTTGGTGTCTCTTTTTGTTTTGCCGCAAAAAACTGGACATGTCACGTAACAATGAACTAACGAATTTTCAAAAATTCACGAAGAAAAAACGTTTTGAAAATGAAGACGAGGAGATCCATTCCTCTTCGGTCAAAAAAAAATCCCATCGATATCGTTCTGATTCGAATGAGTTCCGATGTGTCGAATGCAAACAGATGGTAAATCCTCCGGGATTTGGAACCGAACAAAGGAACCATTGTCCCAATTGTCTTACAAGCCTTCACTTAGACAATACACCTGGAGACCGTGCCGCAACATGTGGTAGCAAAATGGAAGCGATTTCTATTTGGGTGAGAAAAGGGGAATGGGTGATTTTACATCGATGTAAGGGTTGTGGAGTGATCCATGCGAATCGAATTGGACCAGATGACAATGAAGCTTTGCTTGTATCGCTTGCAGCCCAGGCAATGGCAAAACCAAGTTTTCGATTGTTTTCAGAAAATCCGGTGGGAGATCCACCGGATTAATTTTGCAGGGCGAATGTTTACGTTTTTGGTTTTTTTGCTTCTGTAAGATTTGCTATGAGAGTTGGTAAATTCATCACATCTGCTGGGATGAGAATTTCTGTACTTTCTTTGGCAACATGCAAAAAGTTTTGAATGAACGCCTTCGTGATTTGAAGTTTGATCGCAGAGGCTCCACCTTGGTCAGAGATAGCACCGGCAATGGCTTCAATCCCTTTGGCTGTTGCCACCGCAAGTGCTTCAATCTCAGTTGCTTTTCCTTCGGCAGAGTTGATTCTACGTTGTTTTTCCCCTTCTGATTTGTTAACGGCTTCTTCTTTGAAACCAAGAGAACGGTTGATCCTTGCATCTCTTTCCCCTTCCGACAAAAGGACTTGGGATCGTTTTGCAATTTGTGCTTTTTTTTCTTTTTCCATGGCATCTAACACGGATTTAGGTGGAACGATGTTCAAAATTTCATAACGATTTACTTTGATACCCCAAGGTTCTGAAGCTTGGTCAATGGCAGCAACGATCGTTGAATTGATTAAATCTTTTTCTCCGATGGTTTTGTCAAGTTCCATCGTTCCAATCACCGAACGCATAGTAGTCTGTGCAAGTTGGATTGCTGCAAACTGAAAGTCTTCGATTCCATAAGAAGCTCTAACTGGATCAATGATTTTTAAATAAATGACTCCATCCACTTTTACTTGGACGTTATCATGTGTGATACAAATTTGAGGTTGTACATCAATTGATTGTTCTTTCAAAGTGTGGTAATACGCATCACGATCAATAAAAGGGATGAGGATATGAAATCCAGCTCGGAGGGACCTCGAATATTTACCCAATCGTTCTACAATGAGTACATCTTGTGCGGGGATAATACGGATACAACGAAAGATCTTATAAATTAAATAGATGGCAACAGATGCCCAAAAACCTAAATAAACAAATTCCATGTTATTCTCCTACCTGTGGGATTTTGGTCGTGATTTTGGAAAGACCTTCGAACACTCC
Proteins encoded in this region:
- a CDS encoding AAA family ATPase, whose product is MSTSTNQLDFFKAKDLFATELKQANYQFIQEKEETVFRFRQNAVGKEKILDCLGIVRNYIENFRIYNFEEGYLSLQSLGENLFEPQKNLSNRFRIRFSFKSDLKVECSKLGDFSTKEIQTVIHLFQYLNLEGGTTKDPRSLLEPLGVEVYDPILEKAKGFELGFDSVFGYDGVKEQILESLVFPLQRPEPFLEITKLTRQKPTGNLPRAVLFEGEPGVGKTSMAKIVSHLCGVPMVYVPIESILSKYYGESSQNLAMVFDAAALFPKCMLFLDEIDSLATSREDGLFEATRNLLSVLLRKLDGFAEKTGTITIGATNRKEDLDSALLSRFDRKILFPLPNREERTKILEGYAKQLNKNEREQISDLLVGASGRNLKDYCDYVERRWITKNWAKLEELSAPNLSFYLESFPDFGWKH
- the fliN gene encoding flagellar motor switch protein FliN, whose translation is MGEGSLSQEDIDALLGGFSGGGTPAGGGSGGGGGGMDDLDALVGGGGGDDNGPSFADIAAALGPSATPAPTRSQSKSQSSSGNNTANLNLLLDVTLQLTIELGRTTMFIKDVLQLSEGTVVELDKNIGEELDILANGKLVGRGKLIVLDDYYGVQITQIVDPMERLGGPAFL
- a CDS encoding GNAT family N-acetyltransferase produces the protein MESIGHGFTIERITNPQESLQEDLWNRLHDFSVSKLGDKNLESKEFFAILVKEGETLIAASLCYLFFKGLNLQLLWVAEEKRGQDLGTKLLKQIELEAIKLGATLVFGYSFGFQAPKFYTKLGYEEVGKIPDYPKGQNCYFLCKKLTNNSP
- a CDS encoding RNHCP domain-containing protein — protein: MSRNNELTNFQKFTKKKRFENEDEEIHSSSVKKKSHRYRSDSNEFRCVECKQMVNPPGFGTEQRNHCPNCLTSLHLDNTPGDRAATCGSKMEAISIWVRKGEWVILHRCKGCGVIHANRIGPDDNEALLVSLAAQAMAKPSFRLFSENPVGDPPD
- a CDS encoding SPFH domain-containing protein; the encoded protein is MEFVYLGFWASVAIYLIYKIFRCIRIIPAQDVLIVERLGKYSRSLRAGFHILIPFIDRDAYYHTLKEQSIDVQPQICITHDNVQVKVDGVIYLKIIDPVRASYGIEDFQFAAIQLAQTTMRSVIGTMELDKTIGEKDLINSTIVAAIDQASEPWGIKVNRYEILNIVPPKSVLDAMEKEKKAQIAKRSQVLLSEGERDARINRSLGFKEEAVNKSEGEKQRRINSAEGKATEIEALAVATAKGIEAIAGAISDQGGASAIKLQITKAFIQNFLHVAKESTEILIPADVMNLPTLIANLTEAKKPKT